From the genome of Thermodesulfobacteriota bacterium:
AGCGCTTTCCCGCGTTCCCACGGTACCTCTTTCCTTCCAGGATTCCAGGATCTGTTGTCGGTATTCAAAATCGGGGAACGCGGCGGCATACCATTCCTCTTCAGTGGCGACGTTATTTGCCGTATATCCGAATATCTCCGAAAATCCGGAATTGATGTAGACAATCCGCCCGGTATCATCAACAAGCAGAACGCCCAGCGGAAAAGCCTCTACCAGAATACGAAATTTTTCTTTTTCCCTGCCCAGCGCTTCTTCGGATTGTTTCAGGCTGGTAATATCATCTCCCACAAAAACGATATTTTTAAGATTTCCCTGGTTATCCCGGATCGAATCGAAATTCCCTTCAATGTAATGAACCTGCCCATTCTTGTCCAGAGACCGGTATTTAAGGCCATAAATTCTGTCGATCTCTCCAGCTAAACCTCTGGCAAGAATATTGGTCAGATGATCGATTTCCTGAGGATGGATAAAGTCAAAACCGGAAGCCCCCAGAAGTTCATCAGATGAAAAGCCCAGCAGCCGCTCATGAGAAGGGCTGGCGTATTCATACCGTCCTTCCTTATTGAAAACAGCGATAAGGGAATTGGTGCTCTCCATGAACAGTCGCATCTTTTCATCACTCTGTTGCCAGTTCTTTTTCACGCGATCACTCTCCCCTTGGCCGAACCCGGATTCTTGTGAAGAAGGATGGAATCCCTTTCAACAATTAAATTACAGCGATATTTTACAGGGAAAACCTTCGGTTAGTCAATTTCTTAAACTGCGTACCCGGGAAAATAATTGACACCTCGAATCGGTCTTGTTATGGATATCAGCGCAAAAAGGCCTTTATACATATCATCTTTTCCCCCTGTATCCCTCATAAAGGATCAAGGAAACATCTCGTTACCGATGGGGGAAACCTTTTTGACGCAAGGGTTGATGAAAACATAATCGGCATGAGTTATGGAGAACGATTTTAAATATTTTCGCACGAACAACGGCGGGCGTGTTCACGCAGCACCGGCGGTAGACGAATCGTGGATTCTGACTATCTGGAACCGTTATGTAGATTCCGCAAAATACGGTTCCGTCCTGGTCGACCTGTCGGAAACGAATCCGGCCGGCAAAGCGGTCATCAAGGTCTATGTGTCGCGACGCCGGGGAAATATCCCGCGGCGATTGAAAACGAGCCGGGCCGCCCACGAAGGGCGCGGCTACCTGGCCTTTGCCCGGGCCGGGATCCCGGTGGTTCCGCTGCTGTTCTGGGGGGAAAAACGACACCTGGCCCTGTTTGAGGCCGGCGCGGTGGCCACCCTGCACATGGCCGCTGACACCGTGTCGGAAGCCTTTCGGAAAACCGCTGATGATAAGCTTCTGCACCGTGCCGCCGCGGCCCTTGGCGCCATCCACCGGGCCGGCCTGGTCCATGGGGACCCCCGGACCAGGAATTTTCTGGTGGACGGCCCCCGGCTCACGGTCATCGACCTGCCCTCCTGGTCGCGCTTTTCTCGCCGGTCGCAGCGGAACGACCTGATGCGTTTCCTGGGTTCGGCGGCCCTGCTGACCGGGGAAATCAAAAAAACAGAAACGCTGCTTGATATCTACGTCAACAAAGGACGGCCTCTGCCGGTCGGCCGGCGCAAACTGCTGGAGATGGCGGACCGTTACCGCAAGGAGATGCGATTGCCATGAATGAACTCAAAGTGATCGGGGGGCGACGCTCCCACGACGTACTCAAAAACGTGCTGGAGAGCCGGCCGGCCGCTGGAGTGCTGGACGCGCCGGCGGGCACCGGGGTCATCGCCCAGTTTCTGCGGGACCGGGGCTGGAAAGTCCATTGCTGCGATATCGATCCGGGCAATTTTGAGGCCCGGGGCTTTCCCTTTACCCGGGCCAACCTGAACCGCAACATTCCCCTGCCGGACGCCGGCTTCGACGCCGTGGTCTGCGCCAACGGCCTGCACCGGCTTTTCAATCCCGGCGGGGCCATCGCCGAGTTCCACCGCGTCCTGCGGCCCGGCGGCGCCCTCTACATAACGGTCAACAATTACGCCTCGATCCAGAAGCGCCTGCGGTTTTTCTTTTACGGCTCCATCACCAACACGATTAATGAGAGCCGCTATCACCAGACCATCCAGGACCCGGAGGCTAATTTCCGGAACACCCTCTTTTATCCGCAACTCGCCGCCCTGCTGGAGGACGCCGGATTCCGCATCGTCCAGGTGCGCGCGGCCAGCGTCAAGATGAGCCATCGCCTGCTGACGCCCCTGGCCTGGCTGGTGCGGCTGGGCACCCTCTTCATCGGGCCGACGCCGTCCCGCCGGAACCGCCTGTCCATGACGGCCTCAGGGGCCATCTGCCCCGGCGGCAAGTATCTTTTTATTGAAGCGGTGAAAGAAACATAAAATTGATGACGGTGCAAGGTGAAGGGCTCAGGGTATAAGGTTCAAGGTGCAGGGTTAAAGTAACTATCGGTAACAGAAGGCGTAAGGTTGCCGCGGGTCAAAGCAGAGCGGGCAGGCATCCGGCAGAACTTCCAGATCAGCCATAAGGGCATCGAATCCTTCCGGGCCGCACCCGGTCCGGACGTAGTCGAGGATCTCCACCGCCGCCAGCACGGCCGTTGAAAAGCGGCTGTTGAAGGTGGTCTCCCGGCCGTCCAGGAACAGATAATGGCCGGAAAAACAGACCTTTTCTTTGGGACGACAGGCGGCCAGGCGGATGAAGTCTTTAATGTCATCAAAAGAAAAATACTCCATACGCTCCCGGATATAATCGTGCCGGAGGATGAAGGGCAGC
Proteins encoded in this window:
- a CDS encoding lipopolysaccharide core heptose(II) kinase RfaY, with translation MENDFKYFRTNNGGRVHAAPAVDESWILTIWNRYVDSAKYGSVLVDLSETNPAGKAVIKVYVSRRRGNIPRRLKTSRAAHEGRGYLAFARAGIPVVPLLFWGEKRHLALFEAGAVATLHMAADTVSEAFRKTADDKLLHRAAAALGAIHRAGLVHGDPRTRNFLVDGPRLTVIDLPSWSRFSRRSQRNDLMRFLGSAALLTGEIKKTETLLDIYVNKGRPLPVGRRKLLEMADRYRKEMRLP
- a CDS encoding class I SAM-dependent methyltransferase yields the protein MNELKVIGGRRSHDVLKNVLESRPAAGVLDAPAGTGVIAQFLRDRGWKVHCCDIDPGNFEARGFPFTRANLNRNIPLPDAGFDAVVCANGLHRLFNPGGAIAEFHRVLRPGGALYITVNNYASIQKRLRFFFYGSITNTINESRYHQTIQDPEANFRNTLFYPQLAALLEDAGFRIVQVRAASVKMSHRLLTPLAWLVRLGTLFIGPTPSRRNRLSMTASGAICPGGKYLFIEAVKET